The genome window AGGTTGTTTTAAATCCCTGAGCTTTATTTACGACATCCTTGATTGGCGCGACCGACACACCCTTATCGCCAACAAACCCAAGCAACACGAAATCCTCCGGGAGCGGCACCCGGGGCTGAGCTTCAGTCGGGCAATGCGCGGCGGGCGGTTCGGGGCGCTGTACGTCGATCCGGGCGTCCACTTCTGTGGGGTCTGTCACCAGCACGAAAGCGGCCCGTGACGGCGCCCTCCCATCGGCGAAGAACACCCCAATCTCGTGGCGCTCGCCTTCCTTCAGGTCCGTCACAGCTTGAACAACGACCGAGCGGCTTCCTGTGTCCAGCAAGCGGATCCGGGACTCGTCAAAGGTGAGGGTCTTCGTCTGGATCGGCGCGGGGAAGAAGAGCAGCGTCGGCTTATCCCCCGTAACGTGAACCTCGGGAATCGGATCGGCGGGGCCGCTGGCGATGGTGACAGCTCGCAAGCGCTCGACGCGCCCCCCCTGGGCCGGCTCGGCCCGCGCCACAGCCCCCCAGAGCAGCGCGAGCGCCACGGACAATCTAAGCGGTTGGAACAAGGATGCGTGACCTCCTAGATTGCCACGCTACCATCGCGAGCACTGGCGCAGTGGGCCCAAATCCCACGGTCCGGGAGCTGCGGCGGAGTCCTACCGGTACACCTTGCCGCCCCACAGGAAGGCGCTCCCAACAAGAGGCACGCTGTCAGCGGCAACGAGGGCGGTGGGCAGGAGGTACGCGACGAGCAGTTCGTTCTCCCATCCCCCCGGGCGGCCCTGCATCCAGTCGGGATCCAGTGTGCGGCCCGTCCCTACCACGATGGCCCGACAGTTCCCTTCACGTCCGGCGCTGACGTGGACGCCCGGCCGGTGAGAGTGCTCGAAGGCGACCGTAAGCCCGGGACCTCCCCAGTCGTCAGCGACCTTCGCGGCGTGGTGCTTGGGGAGCATCTTCGCGACCTGGTGGCCGTGTAGAAGCCGCAGGTGCCCGCGCTGAGCGGCTGTGACTTCTCGGGCACCCACTCGACCCCCAGCGGGTCGAAGTCGAGGTCTTGGGCGAGCCTCCGCAGAACGGTGTTGTCGTGGTTCCCTTCCAAGACGGTGAGCTTCGCGCGGGGGCAGGTCTTCCGCATGAACGGTACGACCTGCCCCCGTGTCAGGTTGGCGGGTATCAGTAGGTGATGGAGCTGAACGCCTTCGGCTGGCGCAGCTTGAAGTCGGCCTTCACGAGCGCGTGGATGGTCGTCTCGTCGTACTCGGCGCGGGTGTCGTGCTCGGAGAGGAGCAACTCTTCGTCGATCCCGTAGATGAATTGGCGC of Stigmatella aurantiaca contains these proteins:
- a CDS encoding DUF2381 family protein — encoded protein: MFQPLRLSVALALLWGAVARAEPAQGGRVERLRAVTIASGPADPIPEVHVTGDKPTLLFFPAPIQTKTLTFDESRIRLLDTGSRSVVVQAVTDLKEGERHEIGVFFADGRAPSRAAFVLVTDPTEVDARIDVQRPEPPAAHCPTEAQPRVPLPEDFVLLGFVGDKGVSVAPIKDVVNKAQGFKTTSGLLYLGNGWALVSLMVKNHFEHPAWIPREATFTGPFGLTLKARLAMDGGDVIEPGDLGRILAVVDMPALSADTVFALELIGSDGRNLIVPDVRFPKFGVEGAQ